The window ACACCGGGTCGATCATCCAGCAGCTCATCCAGCTCGAGCGTCGCCCGATCCAGACGCTGCAGGGGCGAATCGCGCAGACCAGCTCCGTCCAGATCGCCCTGACGAGCTTCTCGACGCGGCTCAACGCGCTCAAGAACTTCGGCACCGACCTTCGCAAGCCCAGCACCTTCGAGGCGGTCACCGC of the Planctomycetota bacterium genome contains:
- a CDS encoding flagellar cap protein FliD N-terminal domain-containing protein, whose amino-acid sequence is MGTISSSIGLVSGIDTGSIIQQLIQLERRPIQTLQGRIAQTSSVQIALTSFSTRLNALKNFGTDLRKPSTFEAVTA